DNA sequence from the Bdellovibrio bacteriovorus genome:
GTCGTGAAAACAACAAACGGAAAGATCGACACCTACAAGGATTTTTGGAATCCACTGGTTTTACAAACGGCGCTCGGAGAGAACAATAAATACGACGGGGCTACAGCAAATATGTAGCGTGCCCAGGGGTTTTTTAAATGAACAAAAGAACTGAAAAAGAAGTGCTTAACCATAAGGTTGAAACGACCTTAGAGCGTGTCATTAAAAAACCTCTGTTCGATGAAACATGTATCTTTAGCGTAGCGGCACGATTCCTGGGCGACAAATGGACAATGATTGTTCTTGTCGCCCTTCTTGAACGGACCAAACGCTATAATGAGCTTCAAAAGCAAATACCGACCATCTCGCCAAAGATGCTCGCTCAAACTTTAAAGTCTTTAGAAGAGTGGGGCTTTATTTCACGAGAGGTCTATCCCGAAATCCCTCCCCGAGTGGAGTACTCGCTCACACCGTTCGGTCGAAGCCTTATGCCCACACTTTCCGTGCTGTTTGATTGGGCCATAGAAAATGAGAGCAAGCTGCGCAAAATTAAGTGATTTGCGCCATTCTAATTGCGAGACACCCTAAAGACGGATAAGTCCTTAGCAAAACTAAGAAAAAATCTTTCGTGAAACCCCGACTCAAGATGAGGCTATTCACTTTTTTTACGAGTAGAAAATCTCATTCTTTGCAAAAATAAAAATAGATCTTTGCAGAACTGAGCCAGGGAGTTCATGGAATGAAAAATAATAAGATAAGAGGCTTTCTGGCTCTATCCGTGATTTATTTGGTTCTTTGCTTTTTCTATTCAAATTGCGCCCGCACCGAAGAAGCCCGTTCGCCGGCCTCTATGGGTATTATCGGAACTCAATAGAATTTCACCACTAGAATTTGTGACGGTGAAGAATCAGCCCGTGACTAGGATCGTAAGGCGACACCCCGACACTGACGCGATCGCCTACGACAACCTTGATATTGAATTTTTTCATTTTTCCACAAAGGCGTGCCTTGACCAAGACTCCATTTTCCAGAGTCACTGAATAAACACCACCGCCAGAAAGATCGACGACTTTACCTTCGACATTTACTAAATCATCTTTTGCCATAGTACCTTGCTTTACGAATAGAAAACTAGCCGGTGGCAACACCGACTAGGAAATTAATTTTGAAATTTCCGTGACTAATAAGAACGGCGAGACCCGAAGGCGCCACCACGTCTATTAGACGAGAAACGATTTTCTTGAGGGCGCGCTTCAGAAACATTCAAGGGACGACCTGACAAGGCAATACCGTTTAATTTATGAATCGCGTCCTGTGCTTCTTCATCTGTCGACATCTCGACAAACGCAAAACCTTTGCTTCGACCTGTTTCACGATCGGTCAGTACATTGACCGAAGCCACGCTTCCGGCCTCTGAAAAGACAGTGCCTAGTTGCTCTGAATCCACTGTGAATGAAAGGTTTCCGACGTATAATTTTCTTCCCATAATTGCCTCCATAAAAAGCTAGGGGCCATTCGCAAAAGACAAAAGGGAATCTAATGAAGGATGTGAACGACTTGTTGCCGTTAGTAGAACACACTCCCCCTCAATTAGATATAACCAAAATCGAAACGTTCAAATCGAGCTCAGATCGAAGAGGACGTGTTTGAGACGAAAAATATTCAGTCTCATGTTATTTGTGCGAAAACAAAGTCGAGTCCGGCACTAAGTCTTTTCGCAACCCCTCTGTTTCTGAAGATTTCATGATGTTATAAAAAAGTGTGAAAGGGAGACATGATCAGGTGAGAGAGACTGAAACAATTAAGAAGAATGTAACGAACCGACTGACGGAGATGCTTTCAAAAGAATCATCTGTGATGAACAACTCTGATGCTCTTCTGGATGCTGTTCCTCCCTTTCTGGATGATCTACTTAGCTACATAAACTCAGACAGTCGTTTCACATTCCGTCATTTAGAAACCGATGGCATGTCGGCACCCTACGGAAGAGCGAAAGCCGCACTGACTAGTTTTCCTCTTCCACAACTTTTAAAAGAATTCAGTCTGCTACGCAAAGCCGTTAATGAAGAACTGCAAAAACAAAATGAGCTCAGCTATGAGGCTAGAAATAAAGTCGATGAAGCCATCGACGCCGTGATCTCGCTGGCAGTCACAGAGTTTGTGACCACAAAAGGCCAAAGAACCGAAGATGCCCTGACGAAGGCCGAAACCAGTAATAGAAGTCTAGAACAGTTTGCTGGTGTTGCAGCTCATGATCTTAAGTCTCCGCTAGCGACAATTTCAGGGTACTTAAGTTTGTTGGAAGAAGAGTTAGGACAGGCTTTGCCTGGTAACGAATATATTCCAATTATTGAGGGTGCCGCAGAAAGAATGCGCAAGCTTATCGACCGCTTGTTAAGCTATGCTCGCCTTTCGGGAAAAAACATTCCTTTTGAGAAAGTGGATCTCAACGATGTCCTAAAAATTTCAATTCAAAACTTACACAGCGCCATTCTAGAGACACAAACTCAGATAGAATCTGATGAGCTTCCTTCTGTGTATGGTGATTTTGAACTTCTGGTGCAGGTATTCCAGAATATTTTTTCTAACTCGATCAAGTTTCGAGGTACAAAGCCTTCACGTATCAAAGTCACAGTGCAAAGCCGACCTGAACAAAGTTCGTGGGTATTTTGCATTAAAGATCAGGGAATCGGATTCGACCCAAAGGAAAAGGACACTATTTTTGGTCTGTACACGACATTGAACTCGGGCAAACAGCTCTCTGGCTCAGGAATTGGACTGGCCACGTGTCGCAAAGTCGTCGAGCTGCACGGAGGCCAAATATGGGCCGATTCCAAACCTGATCACGGAACATCGATCTTCTTTTCTTTGCCCGTAATTAACGCAGAAAACTAATACGGGTTTTCTCAGACTGTAAATTTTATTCTCTCTGCCCCAAATCTTGCGCTTTCAGAGGGCTCTGAGTAAGTTCCCCAGGGCATTATAAACACAATTAAGGAGATCCCATGAAAGCTCTTATCGCTTTGGCTTTGGTTTTGTCTGTATCCACTTCTCACGCTTACGGCCTTTCTTGCGGCCAACTAGTAGACTACAAAAGCAATCTTGCAAAAGAATTGAACTGGTTGAGAGAGAAAATGAGAGCAACAAGAAACTCTGACACTCTTGAGCTTTACATGGGCCAATACGAAGAGCTTTACGCTAAATACCAAAACGCAGAAAAAGCTATCAACAGCGACTGCAAATAGTTCTTTCCTAAAAAATGGAATGAAATAAAAAAGGCTGCGCGCTCCGCAGCCTTTTTTTATACGATAGGCTCGCCCTGTTCTAGCTTCTCTATAAACCTTTGAATCATTCGATCGCGGGTTTCCTGCTTTTTGGCGTTCTGCAGGCGATACGCAATGGAAAAAAGATTTCTTCTATCTAACTTTTTGAATGTCGCACTCGCCTTCTTATTCTTTTTGAGTTGTTTAAGAAACTCTTCAGGCACTTCGGAATTTTTCGGAGAAGCATAGGCCGCATCCCAACGACCATCTGCTTTCGCCGCATTCACCGCCGCTAAGCCTGCAGGCTGTATCAGGCCGTCTTTCATCAACCTTTGTACATGTTCGGT
Encoded proteins:
- a CDS encoding winged helix-turn-helix transcriptional regulator, with the translated sequence MNKRTEKEVLNHKVETTLERVIKKPLFDETCIFSVAARFLGDKWTMIVLVALLERTKRYNELQKQIPTISPKMLAQTLKSLEEWGFISREVYPEIPPRVEYSLTPFGRSLMPTLSVLFDWAIENESKLRKIK
- the infA gene encoding translation initiation factor IF-1 produces the protein MAKDDLVNVEGKVVDLSGGGVYSVTLENGVLVKARLCGKMKKFNIKVVVGDRVSVGVSPYDPSHGLILHRHKF
- a CDS encoding RNA recognition motif domain-containing protein, which produces MGRKLYVGNLSFTVDSEQLGTVFSEAGSVASVNVLTDRETGRSKGFAFVEMSTDEEAQDAIHKLNGIALSGRPLNVSEARPQENRFSSNRRGGAFGSRRSY
- a CDS encoding sensor histidine kinase; translated protein: MRETETIKKNVTNRLTEMLSKESSVMNNSDALLDAVPPFLDDLLSYINSDSRFTFRHLETDGMSAPYGRAKAALTSFPLPQLLKEFSLLRKAVNEELQKQNELSYEARNKVDEAIDAVISLAVTEFVTTKGQRTEDALTKAETSNRSLEQFAGVAAHDLKSPLATISGYLSLLEEELGQALPGNEYIPIIEGAAERMRKLIDRLLSYARLSGKNIPFEKVDLNDVLKISIQNLHSAILETQTQIESDELPSVYGDFELLVQVFQNIFSNSIKFRGTKPSRIKVTVQSRPEQSSWVFCIKDQGIGFDPKEKDTIFGLYTTLNSGKQLSGSGIGLATCRKVVELHGGQIWADSKPDHGTSIFFSLPVINAEN
- a CDS encoding YdeI/OmpD-associated family protein yields the protein MQIKFFKSKNEFHKWLQKNHDKASEVWIGFYKKDSGKKGITNQEALDEALCFGWIDGIRKAVDEISYCNRYTPRTTRSKWSKINTEHVQRLMKDGLIQPAGLAAVNAAKADGRWDAAYASPKNSEVPEEFLKQLKKNKKASATFKKLDRRNLFSIAYRLQNAKKQETRDRMIQRFIEKLEQGEPIV